DNA from Podospora pseudopauciseta strain CBS 411.78 chromosome 5 map unlocalized CBS411.78m_5, whole genome shotgun sequence:
CTTACATGATCCTCGTCAGCTGGGAGTCACAAGAAGAGACTGGGCTGAGGGAAGCCGGCAGCGATGCCATCTTGGCTGACCTAAAGTGTCGAGCTGAGAAGCTGGCATCCCCCTTCAAAGACGCCATCCAGAGCGTGCCAAATGGGACGAGAGCTTGGTACGAAGTTGCagcatacctacctattgGCCATGAAACACTATACTAACATTGCTCAAGGCACGCCCGGCTCTCCTACTGGCCCACCAAGCCCTGGGATAACCACAACGGAAAAGTAACCCTGGCAGGCGATGCAGCGCACCCCATGACGTTCCGTGCGTTGTCCTACCCTCTTATTATCACACACATCCTGTACTGACATTGGCATGTTCAGACCGAGGCCAAGGCCTAGGCAACGCCATCACCGATGCGGCCGAGTTCCAGACCTGTTTGTCGtcctccagcaacaaccttGTCGAAGCGGTAGCTAAGTACGAAAAGGAGATGTGGGCGAGGGGTTTCGAGGCGGTAAAGGTGAACTTGGAGAATAGTATCGCGTTGCATGACTGGAAgaaggtgttgttgagtCCATTTTACAAGGCTGGTATCAAGAGGGACGCGGAAGTTGGGGTGAGTGAGGAAGGCAAAGTGGACGAGAAGGGGCAAGCGAAGGGTGGCGAGGGGGGGCTATTTGATGAGTGATACGCAGTCATTGGACTGGAATGTTTTACCCCTGAACCCTTGAACCCATGTAGTCCTTGTTTCCCAGAGTGTTTGACATGCAGGAAGAAAACCTGAAAGTGTAAATAAACGCAGCTTTGATGCACCTAAGAGTGCCGCCGTCATGTTCCCTACGTCATCACCtaaacaaccccaccaccgtcccctgATCCACAAACCTTCCATTCATCTTGTCCTCCATTTGCCAATTCCTTCCCCCCACCTGCCCAGACTTTGATTCTCTCCCTCAGGCCCTCTATTTTCTTCTTACCCAAAAAGGCAaccccaaaacaccatccccCTTTCTTCTCACCCACCATGACGCAATCACCcaccacaaacaacaactcccacatctccctcacccccatcaaacccAACCTCTACCTCGGCAACCTGGAATCCTCTTactccatccccaccctcaTAACCCACggcatcaccgccatcgTCTCCCTGTCCGGCATCCACCACGAGGAATGGTCCCGCCCCGCCAACCGCAAGCTCGTCCCGAAGGAAAACCACTACCAGTTCATCCCCTGCGACGACAGCCCCAACCAAGACATCTTGTGCTGTTTAGGAGACATTTGCGATTTTATCGATGACCATATCGGGGTGCCTTCTGTGCAGGAGATATTAGCGGGTGTTAAACCcggtgatgacgaggaggatgtgctggcgagggagatggggaggagcaggaagGTGCTCGTTCATTGCGATGAAGGGGTGTCGAGGAGtccggcggtggtggcggggtaTTTGATGAGgcgggatgggaggggggtgaggggggtaaTGAGGGAGGTTAGGAAGCGGAGGGGGTGCGTGAGGGTGAATAGGGGGTTTTTGGAGCAGCTGAaggtttgggagagggtggggtACAAGGtgtgggaggatgaggagaaaaaggtgccggtggaggggtataagaggtggttggagaagagggatagtagggtgatgggggagatTTGTTTAGGGGATGTGTAAAATAAAGGAATGTTGTAATCATCATGCTACGCGCAACCCCTCCCTACTCGGACTTTAGAATCCGGGCACCTACACACCCAATGTCTTGCTCGTCTTACTCGGCAGTTTGAAAGCTACCTACCCCGACCCACCGGGTATATCagccccccaccccacctccttctttCACCATCTCACTATTtcccacccatccacccaacccaaaatgtcatcaccacccctcccccacctaGCCCTCATCGGAGCAGGCATAACCTCCCTCACACTCTCCATTCGCCTCTCGGCCCTCGCCATCCCCCATACAATCTACGAGCAATCCGCCTCTTTGACTGAGCTCGGCGCAGGTCTCGGCTTTGGTCCCAACGCCGTCCGGGCCTTGGAATACATCGATCCGAGACTAGTAGAGATATTCAACAAAACAGCCACCTTTGTTggcaccccctcccatcaagGAAAAGAGTTGCTTGTTCAGGAGGGCAAGGGAGTTGACGAGAGGGTATGGATTGAGTTTCTTGATGGAACTAAACAGGGAAGAGGTGAAACACTGGAGCCGGAGTTTGTGATTACCGCTGGGAATGGCAGGGGGCATGCGGCTGTTCATAGGGGGCAGTGGTTggatgttttgggggggttggcggatAAGGAGAGGATAAT
Protein-coding regions in this window:
- a CDS encoding uncharacterized protein (EggNog:ENOG503P4XK; COG:V) produces the protein MTQSPTTNNNSHISLTPIKPNLYLGNLESSYSIPTLITHGITAIVSLSGIHHEEWSRPANRKLVPKENHYQFIPCDDSPNQDILCCLGDICDFIDDHIGVPSVQEILAGVKPGDDEEDVLAREMGRSRKVLVHCDEGVSRSPAVVAGYLMRRDGRGVRGVMREVRKRRGCVRVNRGFLEQLKVWERVGYKVWEDEEKKVPVEGYKRWLEKRDSRVMGEICLGDV